A single window of Vigna unguiculata cultivar IT97K-499-35 chromosome 1, ASM411807v1, whole genome shotgun sequence DNA harbors:
- the LOC114172685 gene encoding uncharacterized protein LOC114172685, producing MAEVVLLVDDLKLLSGVPRCRICHEEEFESIETLEAPCACSGTVKFAHRDCIQRWCNEKGNTTCEICLQQYEPGYSAPPKKSKINDEAMSIREEEEESNERTEITVEGVAVESDYSECSSGGDRNASCCRSLAIAFTIVLLVRHFFAVLSNGTQDYPFTLFTVIILKASGIIIPMYIVIKIIGAIQNSSKQYQDSDDEDEIQHNVNLRHS from the exons ATGGCAGAGGTTGTTTTGTTAGTCGATGATTTGAAGCTGCTTTCTGGGGTTCCTCGCTGTAGAATTTGTCACGAAGAAGAGTTTGAAAGCATAGAAACCTTGGAAGCACCTTGTGCTTGTTCTGGAACCGTTaag TTTGCTCATAGAGATTGCATACAAAGATGGTGTAACGAGAAAGGAAATACAACCTGTGAAATATGTCTCCAG CAATATGAACCCGGATATTCAGCTCCACCCAAGAAGTCTAAGATAAATGATGAAGCAATGTCCATTAg ggaggaagaagaagagtcAAACGAAAGAACAGAGATAACGGTTGAAGGAGTTGCAGTGGAAAGCGATTACTCGGAATGCAGTTCAGGCGGGGACAGAAACGCGTCTTGCTGTCGATCACTTGCAATAGCT TTTACGATTGTCTTGCTAGTAAGACATTTTTTCGCAGTGCTTTCAAACGGAACGCAAGATTACCCATTTACACTATTTACT GTAATTATATTAAAGGCTAGCGGAATTATTATACCTATGTACATAGTTATTAAGATTATTGGAGCCATTCAGAACAGTAGTAAGCAGTATCAAGATTCTGATGATGAAGATGAGATACAGCATAATGTAAATTTAAGACATTCATAG
- the LOC114191536 gene encoding DNA mismatch repair protein MSH6, whose translation MGPSRRNSNGRSPLVNQQRQITSFFTKTPSPSPTLAKTNQKPNPNHDSDSNPSPSSTTLTPSPLNPKPNKSLLVIGASVSPPSASSSLYGQEVVGRRVKVYWPLDKAWYEGSVKSFDKSTSKHVVRYLDDEEESLILAQEKIEWLHESSTKKLKRLRRGFSDIRKMEIDEEELKEESNKGEEEQQDNVNDDDDSNDEDWGKNAASLEDAGDGEEDTDLEDEDEEDVAGSAKGKKVEAKKRKLSATDKLEPAKKSKSGVEVCKGSFKLSVMEPTTNLEIKKTSSGDDNVSFTETSERFASREAQKLRFLKVDRRDAKRRRPGDENYDSRTLYLPPDFLRSLSEGQKQWWEFKSRHMDKVLFFKMGKFYELFEMDAHVGVKELDLQYMKGDQPHCGFPEKNFSMNVEKLARKGYRVLVVEQTETPEQLELRRKEKGSKDKVVRREICAVVTKGTLTDGELLSANPEAAYLMSLTEHHEKLPNEISDHNYGVCIVDVATSRVILGQFKDDLDCSALCSILSEIRPVEIVKPAKLLSAETERALLKHTRNPLVNELVPGVEFWDAGKTLDQLKKIYGNASDVSVEDNGLDCLPDVLQELVKTGDKSISALSALGGALYYLKQSFLDERLLRFAQFELLPQSGFEELASKHYMVLDVAAMENLEIFENSRNGDSSGTLYAQLNQCVTAFGKRLLKTWLARPLCHVESIKERQEAVAGLKGVNLPSALEFRRALSKLPDMERLLARIFCSSEASGRNANKVILYEDAAKKQVQEFIAALCGCEQMLEACSSLGVILNNVQSRQLHHLLTPGKGLPDVLMELNHFKDAFDWVEANSSGRIIPHEGVDTEYASACKAVKEIESNLLKHLKGQRELLGDTSIVYVTVGKDVYLLEVPENLSRNIPRDYELRSSRKGFFRYWTPDIKIYLKELSQAELERESLLKNTLQRLIGRFCENHTKWKQLVSATAELDLLISLAIAGDYYEGPTCTPTFVGTLCTKGAPYLHAKSLGHPVLRSDTLGKGAFVPNDITIGGSDHASFILLTGPNMGGKSTLLRQVCLTVILAQVGADVPAESFDLSPVDRIFVRMGAKDNIMAGQSTFLTELSETATMLSSATRNSLVALDELGRGTATSDGQAIAESVLEHFVRKVQCRGLFSTHYHRLAVDYINDPKVCLSHMACQVGDGIAGLDEVTFLYRLTPGACPKSYGVNVARIAGLPTSVLQKAAAKSREFEASYGKCRKGSSETNSPNKIWVDEIAAIIRKLTEVATNLSCQETLSVSSLRELQDKARESMQRC comes from the exons ATGGGTCCTTCTCGTCGCAACAGCAATGGTCGATCACCGCTCGTCAATCAACAGCGTCAAATCACTTCGTTCTTCACCAAAACCCCGTCCCCCTCTCCCACCCTCGCCAAAACCAACCAAAAGCCAAACCCTAACCACGATTCAGATTCTAACCCTAGCCCTAGTTCCACGACTCTCACTCCCTCACCCCTCAATCCCAAGCCGAACAAATCCCTTCTTGTAATTGGCGCTTCCGTTTCTCCACCCTCCGCTTCGTCTTCTCTCTACGGCCAAGAAGTCGTTGGCCGAAGGGTCAAGGTTTATTGGCCTTTAGACAAAGCCTGGTACGAAGGTTCCGTCAAATCCTTTGATAAAAGCACCTCCAAGCACGTGGTTCGTTACTTAGATGACGAAGAGGAATCGCTCATCCTAGCCCAGGAGAAAATCGAGTGGCTCCACGAGTCCTCTACGAAGAAACTTAAACGCCTGCGTCGCGGATTCTCCGACATTAGGAAGATGGAGATTGACGAGgaagaattaaaagaagaaagcaacaaaggagaagaagaacaaCAAGATAATGTTAACGATGATGATGATTCCAATGACGAGGATTGGGGGAAGAATGCTGCATCATTGGAGGATGCTGGGGATGGGGAAGAAGATACGGATTTGGAGGACGAGGATGAAGAGGACGTAGCCGGGAGTGCTAAAGGAAAAAAGGTTGAGGCTAAAAAGCGGAAACTAAGTGCAACGGATAAACTAGAGCCTGCGAAAAAGAGCAAGAGTGGAGTGGAAGTTTGTAAAGGGAGTTTCAAGCTCTCAGTGATGGAGCCTACTACTAATTTGGAGA TTAAAAAGACATCTAGTGGCGATGACAATGTTTCATTTACTGAGACCTCTGAAAGATTTGCATCTCGTGAAGCTCAGAAACTGCGCTTCCTGAAAGT AGACCGCAGGGATGCCAAGCGAAGAAGACCAGGGGATGAAAACTATGATTCAAGAACTCTCTACTTACCTCCGGATTTCTTAAGGAGTTTGTCAGAGGGTCAG AAACAATGGTGGGAGTTCAAGTCAAGGCATATGGACAAAGTGTTGTTTTTCAAG ATGGGTAAATTTTATGAGCTTTTTGAGATGGATGCACATGTAGGAGTTAAAGAGCTTGATTTGCAATATATGAAG GGAGACCAACCTCATTGTGGATTTCCAGAGAAGAACTTCTCAATGAACGTGGAGAAACTGGCTAGGAAG GGTTATCGAGTTCTTGTTGTGGAGCAGACTGAAACACCTGAACAGCTGGAGCTTCGACGTAAGGAGAAGGGCTCTAAAGATAAG GTTGTAAGGCGAGAGATATGTGCAGTGGTAACAAAAGGTACATTAACGGATGGGGAGTTGCTGTCAGCAAACCCCGAAGCTGCATATCTAATGTCCCTAACTGAGCATCATGAGAAACTTCCAAATGAAATTTCAGATCATAACTACGGTGTTTGTATAGTTGATGTTGCCACGAGTAGAGTTATTCTTGGACAG TTTAAGGATGACTTGGACTGCAGTGCATTGTGCTCTATCTTGTCTGAGATCAGGCCTGTTGAAATTGTTAAACCTGCCAAACTACTGAGTGCTGAAACGGAGAGAGCTCTGCTGAAGCATACCAGAAACCCTTTAGTGAATGAATTAGTTCCAGGTGTGGAATTCTGGGATGCTGGCAAAACACTGGATCAGTTGAAGAAAATTTATGGGAACGCTAGTGATGTTAGTGTTGAAGATAATGGGTTAGACTGCCTGCCAGATGTTTTACAGGAGCTGGTGAAAACAGGTGACAAAAGTATAAGTGCACTTTCAGCACTAGGTGGTGCTCTCTATTATCTGAAGCAGTCTTTTCTAGATGAGAGATTGCTTAGATTTGCACAGTTTGAGTTACTTCCGCAGTCTGGTTTTGAAGAACTTGCTTCAAAACACTACATGGTTCTTGATGTGGCTGCCATGGAGAATCTTGAGATTTTTGAGAATAGCAGGAATGGAGATTCTTCTGG CACACTCTATGCCCAACTAAACCAATGTGTTACTGCATTTGGAAAGAGATTGCTAAAGACATGGCTTGCAAGACCGTTATGTCATGTGGAGTCCATTAAGGAACGCCAGGAAGCTGTTGCAGGTTTGAAG GGAGTTAACCTACCATCTGCTCTAGAATTTCGTAGAGCATTATCCAAGCTACCTGACATGGAGCGATTGCTTGCACGCATATTTTGCTCTAG TGAAGCTAGTGGAAGGAATGCTAATAAAGTTATTCTGTATGAAGATGCAGCTAAGAAGCAAGTACAAGAGTTCATTGCAGCTCTCTGTGGCTGTGAACAGATGCTAGAAGCATGCTCTTCGCTTGGTGTCATTTTGAATAATGTCCAATCTAGACAACTTCATCATTTGTTAACACCAG GTAAAGGTCTTCCTGATGTTCTGATGGAACTTAATCATTTCAAGGATGCTTTTGATTGGGTGGAAGCTAATAGCTCTGGGCGTATAATACCTCATGAAGGAGTCGACACAGAGTATGCCTCAGCCTGTAAGGCGGTTAAAGAGATTGAGTCCAATTTGTTGAAGCATCTCAAGGGGCAAAGGGAACTACTTGGAGACACATCA ATTGTTTACGTCACAGTTGGAAAGGATGTGTACCTGTTGGAAGTCCCAGAAAATTTGTCTAGGAATATTCCTCGGGATTATGAATTGCGTTCATCCAGAAAA GGCTTCTTTAGGTATTGGACTCCAGATATTaagatttatttaaaagaacTCTCCCAAGCTGAATTGGAAAGGGAATCCTTGTTGAAAAATACGTTGCAGAGATTGATTGGGCGCTTTTGTGAAAACCACACGAAGTGGAAGCAGTTGGTCTCTGCAACTGCAG AACTGGATTTGTTGATCAGTTTAGCAATAGCTGGTGACTACTATGAAGGACCAACATGCACACCAACTTTTGTTGGTACATTATGTACTAAAGGAGCTCCTTACCTTCATGCTAAAAGTTTGGGACACCCTGTCCTCAGGAGTGATACCTTAGGCAAGGGTGCGTTTGTTCCCAATGACATAACCATTGGTGGTTCAGATCATGCCAGCTTTATCCTTCTAACAGGTCCTAACATGGGTGGGAAGTCAACTCTTCTTCGTCAGGTTTGCTTGACAGTGATTTTGGCACAG GTAGGAGCTGATGTCCCAGCAGAAAGCTTTGATTTGTCACCTGTTGATCGGATTTTTGTTCGAATGGGGGCCAAAGATAATATAATGGCTGGCCAAAGTACATTCTTAACTGAGCTTTCAGAAACTGCAACGATGCTG TCATCAGCAACTCGTAACTCATTGGTGGCTCTGGATGAGCTTGGGCGAGGGACTGCAACTTCTGATGGACAAGCCATTGC GGAATCAGTATTAGAACATTTTGTGCGGAAGGTGCAGTGTCGCGGATTGTTTTCTACCCATTACCATCGATTAGCTGTAGATTACATCAACGATCCCAAG GTCTGTCTCAGTCACATGGCATGCCAAGTTGGTGATGGAATTGCAGGTTTAGACGAAGTCACCTTTCTTTACAGGCTAACGCCTGGTGCTTGCCCCAAGAGCTATGGTGTTAACGTTGCTCGGATAGCTG gACTTCCAACTTCTGTGCTTCAGAAAGCTGCTGCCAAGTCTAGAGAATTTGAGGCAAGTTATGGTAAATGCAGAAAGGGGTCTTCTGAAACAAACTCCCCCAATAAAATCTGGGTTGATGAGATAGCAGCTATCATACGAAAATTGACCGAAGTTGCCACCAATTTGAGTTGCCAGGAAACCCTTTCCGTTAGTTCCCTAAGGGAACTTCAGGACAAAGCACGAGAATCGATGCAGCGATGTTAA
- the LOC114194973 gene encoding DNA replication licensing factor MCM7, whose translation MTTKDLDFNADIALAKDFLSNFADATGEAKYLNILQDVANHKTKAVQIDLEDLINYKDLDEEFLRRVTENTRRYIGIFSNAVDELMPESTEAFTDDDHDILMTQRTDEGGEGVDGSDPLQKMPPEIKRYYELYIKASSKGRPFTIREVKASNIGQLVRISGIVTRCSDVKPLMKVAVYTCEDCGFEIYQEVTARVFMPLFECPSKRCDTNRRKGNVILQLRASKFLRFQEAKIQELAEHVPKGHIPRTMTVHLRGELTRKVAPGDVVEFSGIFLPIPYTGFRAMRAGLVADTYLEAMSVTHFKRKYEEYELRGDEEEQIARLAEDGDIYNKLSRSLAPEIFGHDDIKKALLLLLVGAPHRTLKDGMKIRGDLHICLMGDPGVAKSQLLKHIINVAPRGVYTTGRGSSGVGLTAAVQKDPVTNEMVLEGGALVLADMGICAIDEFDKMDESDRTAIHEVMEQQTVSIAKAGITTSLNARTAVLAAANPAWGRYDLRRTPAENINLPHALLSRFDLLWLILDRADMDNDLEMARHVVYVHQNKESPALGFTPLEPSVLRAYISAARRLSPSVPRELEEYIATAYSSIRQEEARSNAPHSYTTVRTLLSILRISAALARLRFSETVAQSDVDEALRLMQMSKFSLYSDDRQKSGLDAISDIYSIVRDEAARGNRVDVSYAHALNWISRKGYSEAQLKECLEEYAALNVWQIHPHTFDIRFIDA comes from the exons ATGACCACCAAGGATCTTGATTTCAATGCAGACATAG CTCTGGCGAAGGACTTCCTTTCCAATTTCGCAGACGCCACTGGCGAAGCTAAATACCTTAATATCCTG CAAGACGTTGCAAACCACAAAACTAAAGCAGTTCAGATCGACCTTGAGGACTTAATTAAC TACAAGGACTTAGACGAAGAATTTCTTAGGCGTGTTACCGAGAATACTAGAAGGTATATTGGAATTTTCTCCAATGCAGTTGACGAACTCATGCCAGAGTCTACTGAGGCATTCACGGATGATGATCATGACATATTGATGACTCAGAGAACTGATGAAGGAGGGGAAGGTGTTGACGGTTCGGACCCCCTTCAGAAGATGCCTCCTGAAATCAAGCGCTACTA TGAGCTTTATATTAAAGCATCTTCGAAAGGACGACCATTTACAATTAGGGAGGTGAAAGCTTCGAACATTGGTCAGCTTGTAAGAATCTCTGGTATTGTGACACGTTGTTCGGATGTCAAACCATTGATGAAAGTGGCTGTATACACGTGCGAGGATTGTGGATTTGAAATTTATCAG GAGGTAACGGCTCGAGTCTTCATGCCGTTATTTGAATGTCCATCAAAGCGCTGTGATACAAATAGAAGAAAGGGGAATGTTATCCTTCAACTGAGAGCATCTAAGTTTTTGAGATTTCAGGAG GCCAAAATTCAAGAATTAGCTGAACATGTTCCCAAAGGTCATATTCCACGAACAATGACTGTCCATTTAAGAGGAGAACTAACCAGAAAG GTGGCTCCGGGTGATGTAGTCGAATTCTCTGGGATTTTTCTTCCTATACCTTACACTGGTTTTCGAGCAATGCGCGCAGGCTTGGTTGCTGACACTTACTTAGAGGCCATGTCTGTAACTCATTTCAAGAGAAAATATGAAGA ATATGAACTTCGAGGAGACGAGGAAGAACAGATTGCACGATTAGCAGAGGATGGTGACATCTACAATAAATTATCACGATCACTTGCTCCTGAAATTTTTGGACATGATGACATTAAAAAAGCACTGCTTCTTCTCCTTGTTGGTGCTCCACACCGGACCTTGAAGGATGGAATGAAG ATTAGAGGAGATTTACATATATGTTTGATGGGTGATCCTGGTGTTGCCAAGAGTCAGCTTCTTAAACACATAATCAATGTAGCACCCAGAGGGGTGTACACCACTGGCAGAGGAAGCAGTGGAGTAGGTCTAACTGCTGCTGTTCAAAAAGATCCAGTGACAAATGAGATGGTTCTTGAAGGTGGAGCATTG GTGTTAGCAGATATGGGCATATGTGCCATTGATGAATTTGACAAGATGGATGAATCGGATCGTACAGCTATTCACGAAGTTATGGAACAACAGACTGTTAGCATTGCCAAGGCTGGAATCACGACATCTCTGAATGCAAGGACTGCTGTTCTTGCTGCTGCTAATCCAGCatg GGGAAGATATGATCTCAGAAGAACTCCAGCTGAAAATATTAATCTTCCACATGCCCTCCTATCAAGGTTTGATCTTCTGTGGTTAATCCTTGATCGAGCTGATATGGATAATGATCTTGAAATGGCTAGGCATGTTGTATATGTTCACCAAAATAAGGAGTCTCCTGCTCTAGGATTCACTCCTCTTGAACCATCTGTTCTACG TGCATACATATCAGCTGCAAGAAGACTGTCACCAAGTGTCCCCAGGGAACTGGAAGAGTATATTGCTACTGCATACTCCAGCATCCGTCAAGAAGAAGCAAGGTCCAATGCTCCACATTCCTACACTACTGTCAGAACATTACTCAGTATTCTCCGCATATCAGCT GCACTAGCAAGACTCCGTTTTTCTGAAACTGTTGCTCAGAGTGATGTGGACGAAGCACTGAGGTTAATGCAGATGTCAAAATTTTCTTTGTACTCTGATGACCGTCAAAAGTCCGGTCTTGATGCCATATCTGATATTTATTCCATAGTACGAGATGAAGCAGCTAGAGGTAACCGAGTGGATGTCAGCTATGCCCATGCGCTGAACTGGATATCTAGGAAG GGTTACAGCGAAGCTCAGTTGAAAGAGTGCTTGGAAGAGTATGCAGCACTAAATGTATGGCAGATACATCCTCATACCTTTGACATTAGATTTATTGATGCTTGA
- the LOC114162647 gene encoding vacuolar protein sorting-associated protein 51 homolog, protein MDIDETLLDEKARRTRDLLASFYSPIPSGSSNNPFSKHIPPDDINSSSFQPDQYMKIMARKCNLEGLLQKHVEMVAEIKNLDTDLQMLVYENYNKFICATDTIKRMQSNILGMEENMEQLLEKIMSVQSRSVSVNTSLCENREHIEKMHRTCNLLRKIQFIYDLPDRLGKCIKAEAYADAVRFYIGAMPIFKAYGDSSFQDCKRASEEAMAIIVKNLQGKVFSDSESMQVRAEAAVLLKQLNFPVDYLKTKLLEKLELSLTDVQFTPEVTKNEYPSAHEAAINEFVEAIRAFRVIFPDSEKQLVKLAQDLLTKYFLTIDAYVMTRICSEDLLGVLRVIWNDVLRLVEVLEDISLSNHSLEATKDAVKLYIRSAFSHLTQDISDHLLKVLKRGGAEEYSLEVALDASIKAVFDGGRNVLLDIHKILDDNLEIVDKLRELIIDWVQQGYQDFFRELEVQFLSFLGRNISSGTQTEGAQVDKAFPRLALVLAQLSAFIGQTAIPKITEDLAASFCHGSVGGYDHVLSFVPGVISQKFRATGEKFLQLYIKMRTQRIALLLKKRFATPNWVKHKEPREVHMCVDLFLQELKITGNEVKQILPQDLTKHRRADSNGSSASSRSNSFREEKEKLSRSNIQKGRSQQLLETHLAKLFKQKVEIFTKVEYTQESVVMTIVKLCLKSLQEYARLQTFNRSGFQQIQLDIQFLRTPLKEIVEDEAAMDFLLDEVIVAAVERCLDPIPLELPILDRLIQAKLAQHHDLISP, encoded by the exons ATGGATATCGACGAGACACTATTGGACGAGAAAGCAAGAAGAACGAGAGATCTGCTTGCCAGTTTCTACTCTCCAATCCCTTCAGGGTCCTCCAACAATCCTTTTTCCAAACACATTCCACCAGATGACATCAATTCCTCTTCCTTCCAACCTGATCAGTACATGAAAATCATG GCGCGAAAGTGCAATTTGGAAGGTCTACTCCAGAAGCACGTTGAAATGGTAGCTGAAATAAAGAATCTAGATACTGACTTGCAAATGCTCGTCTACGAGAATTATAATAAGTTTATCTGCGCAACAGATACTATAAAGAG GATGCAGAGTAATATTTTAGGGATGGAGGAAAATATGGAACAGCTTCTTGAGAAG ATAATGTCTGTACAATCAAGGAGTGTCAGCGTTAACACTTCTCTGTGCGAAAATAGGGAGCATATAGAGAAAATGCATCGGACGTGCAATCTTCTTCGTAAAATTCAG TTCATATATGACCTACCTGATAGATTAGGCAAGTGCATCAAGGCTGAGGCCTATGCAGATGCAGTCAGGTTCTACATCGGTGCAATGCCAATTTTTAAG GCCTATGGAGATTCATCATTCCAAGATTGTAAGCGAGCATCTGAAGAAGCAATGGCTATCATAgtaaaaaatttgcag GGAAAAGTATTTTCTGATTCTGAATCAATGCAAGTGAGAGCCGAGGCTGCAGTTCTCTTGAAACAGTTGAATTTTCCT GTGGACTATTTGAAGACAAAGCTACTAGAGAAGTTGGAGCTTTCGCTTACAGACGTGCAGTTTACCCCTGAAGTAACGAAGAATGAGTATCCCTCTGCTCACGAG GCAGCCATTAACGAGTTCGTGGAGGCCATTCGCGCATTTCGTGTAATATTTCCAGATTCAGAAAAACAATTAGTTAAACTTGCTCAAGACCTACTGACCAA GTACTTTCTAACTATAGACGCGTATGTAATGACACGGATTTGTTCGGAAGATCTACTTGGTGTTCTTA GAGTTATCTGGAATGACGTGCTCCGATTGGTTGAAGTCTTAGAGGATATCTCTCTCTCTAATCATTCCCTTGAG GCTACCAAGGATGCTGTCAAGCTGTATATTAGAAGTGCATTTTCTCATCTAACGCAAGACATCTCAG ATCACCTCTTAAAAGTGCTGAAACGGGGTGGAGCAGAGGAGTACTCATTGGAAGTTGCCTTAGATGCTAGCATCAAAGCAGTTTTCGACGGAGGCAGAAACGTTTTGCTG GATATCCACAAAATTCTAGATGACAACTTAGAGATTGTAGATAAACTAAGAGAGTTAATAATTGATTGGGTTCAACAAGGATATCAAGATTTTTTTAGGGAACTTGAGGTTCAGTTCCTTTCGTTTTTAGGAAGAAACATTTCTTCAGGTACTCAAACCGAGGGAGCTCAAGTTGACAAAGCCTTTCCTCGCCTTGCTCTAGTGTTGGCCCAACTGTCTGCTTTTATTGGACAAACTGCCATACCAAAAATCACCGAG GATTTAGCAGCTTCCTTTTGTCATGGAAGTGTTGGAGGTTATGATCATGTACTGTCCTTTGTTCCTGGAGTGATCTCTCAAAAATTTAGGGCAACTGGTGAAAAGTTCTTGCAGCTG taCATAAAAATGAGAACTCAGAGAATAGCACTTCTCCTGAAGAAGAGGTTCGCCACACCCAATTGGGTTAAG CACAAGGAACCGAGAGAAGTTCATATGTGCGTTGATTTATTTCTACAAGAG CTCAAAATTACGGGTAATGAAGTGAAGCAGATTTTGCCTCAAGATTTGACGAAGCACCGAAGAGCTGATAGTAATGGAAGCTCCGCTTCATCTAGAAGCAACTCTTTCCGGGAGGAGAAGGAAAAGTTGAGTCGCTCCAATATTCAGAAGGGAAGGAGCCAACAGCTTTTGGAAACGCACCTAGCGAAGCTGTTTAAGCAAAAGGTTGAAATTTTCACAAAAGTAGAATATACACAG GAATCAGTGGTTATGACCATTGTTAAATTGTGCCTTAAAAGTTTACAAGAATATGCTAGGCTCCAGACTTTTAACCGGAGTGGATTCCAGCAAATTCAATTGGATATTCAGTTCTTGAGGACTCCATTGAAAGAAATAGTTGAAGATGAGGCTGCAATGGACTTCTTGCTTGATGAG GTGATTGTTGCCGCTGTAGAGCGATGCCTTGATCCAATTCCTTTGGAGCTCCCCATATTGGATAGACTTATACAGGCAAAACTGGCACAACATCACGATTTAATCTCTCCATAG
- the LOC114194732 gene encoding bZIP transcription factor 53-like, which produces MASIQRSATSSGSEAGDPQIDERKRKRMLSNRESARRSRMRKQKQLEDLTDEVSKLQGANKKLVENIKTKEEACAETEAANSILRAQTLELTERLRFLNSILEIAEEVGGLSVEIPDIPDPLLKPWQIPHPTQPIMATANMFLR; this is translated from the coding sequence ATGGCATCGATTCAACGTTCGGCGACGAGCTCTGGATCTGAAGCAGGAGATCCGCAAATCGACGAGAGAAAGCGGAAGAGGATGCTGTCGAACCGCGAATCCGCGCGGCGATCGCGGATGAGGAAGCAGAAACAGCTGGAGGATTTGACCGATGAGGTTAGCAAATTGCAAGGCGCGAACAAGAAGCTTGTCGAGAACATAAAGACCAAGGAAGAAGCGTGCGCTGAGACCGAAGCCGCAAACAGCATTCTGAGGGCTCAGACCCTGGAACTGACCGAACGATTGCGCTTCTTGAACTCTATCCTTGAAATCGCTGAAGAGGTCGGAGGTCTATCCGTTGAGATTCCCGATATTCCAGATCCTCTCCTCAAGCCGTGGCAAATTCCTCATCCGACGCAACCGATTATGGCCACGGCAAATATGTTTCTGCGTTGA
- the LOC114167576 gene encoding calvin cycle protein CP12-2, chloroplastic-like — translation MATITGVSLSSPRVLFNASGSLKNAHAIKFALPPRQPMRPGGVQMGRVLRIQPVRAAPDKISEKVVESIKQAQETCADDPTSGECVAAWDEVEELSAAASHAKQKEKDSDPLETYCKDNPETRECKTFDE, via the coding sequence atggcAACCATAACTGGTGTGAGTCTTTCAAGCCCCAGGGTTTTGTTCAACGCATCTGGCTCACTGAAAAATGCGCACGCCATAAAATTCGCACTTCCACCGCGCCAACCTATGCGACCGGGTGGTGTCCAGATGGGTCGGGTGCTGAGGATCCAACCCGTTCGCGCCGCGCCCGATAAGATATCGGAGAAGGTGGTGGAGAGCATAAAGCAGGCGCAGGAAACGTGCGCCGACGATCCGACGAGCGGCGAGTGCGTGGCGGCGTGGGACGAGGTGGAGGAGCTGAGCGCGGCGGCGAGCCACGCGAAGCAAAAGGAAAAGGATTCAGACCCTCTGGAGACCTACTGCAAGGACAACCCGGAGACCAGAGAGTGCAAAACCTTCGATGAATGA